A stretch of DNA from Triticum dicoccoides isolate Atlit2015 ecotype Zavitan chromosome 2A, WEW_v2.0, whole genome shotgun sequence:
ATATACCTAGCTGTAAAGGCTGTAACTTGCCACTTCTTCTCACAAGTATGCTCACCATTGAATGTCTTCACCATTATCGAATTTGTCCTATTATCACAAGATGcataaagataccatgggcatcctTTCTCACACTTTGCACCAAGCCTTGTTTTGTCATTCTTTGGGAATGTGATGTTCACTCTCTCTTTGCAACTGTACTCTCTAACTGCTTTCCTCAAGAGCTCGACTGAAGAGAACAATTGGCCTGCATGGAACTTGGGCTCATGCATATCAGCAGCtttaaatgatttgaaattgaattTCATTTCATCTTGATCTGAATCTGGAGCATCCAATTCCTCATCTTCAGAGTTGCACTCTTCCACCACCTTCTTCCCTTTCCTATCTTGCAGAGGGTGTAGCTGCTCCTGCAACAAATCCTCATCCCCATCCTCCAAGTCATAGTCACTGTCAATAATTTCAGGAATATAATCACTGTCAGAAGTATCTGAATCTGCATACTGTTCTTCCTGCTCTTCTATATTTTGTTTTCTTGGTCTCAGTCTGTCAAAGAATTGGTCATGACTCTGAATTTCATGACATTCATCCACAACACTACAAGATGTGTTGCTTTCATTGACAtctctgttatcatttgcattgctTGACTTCTTCATTGGACTGAAAACAACTGGCATTTGTGTTACTGGATTAGCCACAACATCATCCCATCCAGCTCCTCCTCCAGAAATATGGCTGTCCAAATGATCGAGGTATATCATTTGAAATTGGTGCCCTCGATTAAGCGTTAGATACATACAATCTACGTCAACATCATTGGACAAAAGCCTGGCACCACCTTCATTTAGCTGACAACCAGGGGGCAACCAATACATATCGATTCTACCTCTCTTTTCATAACCCAAGTGCTCAACTAATTCTTCAAACAATTTGTAATATGCACTCTCCACCTGACAGTAATCATAGCAAACCTTTTTGCCATCCAAATAACACCTATTCTGCCCACTGCCAAAGAAAAATCCTCCATGGATTACCTCAACAGTGAACAATCGAGAATCCTTTGCTGCAAACAAAAATCATTTAAAGTTCAATCTTTTTGTCGTACTTTACCCAAACCCTAACAAATTTCCCTCCAAAGTGCATGAAATTGGCATAAACAAATGAGATTATATGTGCACACAACCTAATTAGAACTAAAATTGTAGATTTCAGGCACAAAACCATCTCTACGTTCTTGGGCGACGAATCATACCGTACGTTGGAGCCGCCTCGCTGTCGGGCCGCCGTCGCGGGCCCTCCATCGCCGCTGAATCCCGTCCTACAGGTTGCGGCGCCGTCGTAGTCCCTTCCACCACCGCAGCAACTACCATCGAAAGGCCATCGGGTCGCAGATCATCCGCCGCCGCACCCTATCCCACTACTCTGCTTCCTGCTCTGTTTTCGGTTCGTGGACACACGAAGGATCGAGAAAAGACAGCGAGACGGGGATAGGGGGCAAGGGGTGGGCTCCGCGCTGACTGGTGGGCTCCCTTCTGACGAGCGGGCCAGGCGATGACGTGTCATACGGGCGTATCCTATGTACGCACGTGACGTGTAGACGCAGGACTGGCCGTCCAACATCCAGGACCGTATTGGGGACGTATTTCCCCGTATCAGGACCGTAATGGATCAGTTCTCAACTTCCGGGGCCGAGTTGGACATCGCCGCAACTTCCAGGATGATACGTGCAATTATCTCTACAGCTGACTAGCATGGAACTCCAACACATACACACACGCGACACACTTTTTCTGTACACGTCGTCGACCATCCATCACAAAACCATTGTAACTCATGCCAAATACAATCGCCATCAATCGATCTGCATCGTGACGTGTACGTGTGTGTGCCTGCTAGTCCAAGCTAGCTAGCTCGGCTAGAATCGATCAAGCTTCCTACGTGAGCATCGTTTCTACGTCCAGCCCGGCGTACTAAGTTACCAAGCGAGTTTTTGTCTTTCCACACATTGACATGTGAGCCGTGACCCACCCGTCAGCGGCCCAACGGCAGGGGGGCGTACGTCAGGGGACCGGCTCCTACACGTGTTGCTGTCGCCAATAGCACCGGCCAGGAACCTCATCGAAGTACTTCGTACAGTAGCATCGGCATACTGTAACCTTAGCCAACATACATGAGGGTAAAAAAGTTTTTTTACATGTAAGTTAACAACGCTAGACGGAAAAATGGATGGAAGTGCTATAAAGGGCATAAAATTTAGAATCGATGTTATTTAAAGAAGAAAAAAGTTTTCAATGTCAAATagggaaacaaaatttaacacagtgttaaataaggaattctttcAATTTCCCTCATAACATGTGCCCCATTCAACCGGATAGCATCAGGCTTATGCCACAAGTTCACTACATCAGAACAGTCCATTTGCATGATAATATGTTCATTCCCAAAATACTATCTAACGAATTTCCATGCTAGAGCAAATCAACATCATCACAAGGTGGTGCCGTCAAGAGTTGGGTGAAACTGGCATACCATTGCACACATGAAACTCCTTTGTCGGTTTCATACTTCTCTACTTGTGCTTGAGGCTGGACACCATCCATTTATTTTGTTGCACACCAATCTTTTTCTTTGGCTGCCAATGAAAATTATAGTAATTTGCTACCCCTCGTCGCTTTCCTCTGCTTTTCGCCGCCATAGCTTAGCCCCCGTCCGCCGAATCTGCTACTGGTTGGAGCATCTCTTGCAAATCCGGTATATCCCTGTCCTATAAAATATACCGCAAAATGTCTTCTAGGAGTTTCTAGGCTGTCTTTTAGGAGTTTTTAGGCTGCGATATGTGCGAGAGCAGAACAAATCCCCGTAAATTGTTGACAGAACAACATAAAGCCCCCTGGACTCAATACAAACTGCAATTGGGACATTTGTCCCGGTCGAGCTCTCGTGCAAGATCTGCCATGGGCAGGGAGGTCACAGCTCCGCCACTCGCTGCCGAACCACCACGAAACCACCGCCCACACGCCATCGCCTCTCCAGCCTCGGCTACGGCCAGCGGCCAGAGCTCGCGTCTCTCGCAGCAATGCCTCCTTGCGCGGCAGCAGCTCGAGCAGCGACGGCAGGTGGATATAGCAGATTCGGCCCCAACTATGCAGGAGCCCGCATTTTTTTTTACAAACAAGTGATTTTCCAGTATGTTTGCGCGCTGCAACTCCTCTTCACAGACATTTCCACGGCATAGTTCCGGGCTTGGTTGCGTTCTTTTATCTCTCCGATAGAAAAAAGAATGGATATACTCAAACACGTGCTTCTACGTCCATTAAGATAAATATATAATTCCAAACaagacaaacacatatatacttcaccTCAGAAAGTGGGTTAAGCCTAGCATACATGCACAAACAATGATTGGATTTCTAACCCCACTAATAAATTAGGATTTCTTAACCAACCAGGAGAGATGATACTACAGAGACAAAAATTTCAGAACACTTATAGGCACCAGCACAATAAGAGCAACATTGACCACCTTCTGCATGTTATGCAGCCTCCTGTGGAAATTTGCCAAGTCCTCCTTGCAACGCCTGCAAAGAGCCAATGTGTTAGAAGATACAAAGTtacctattattattattcacaactTACACACAAGTATTATTACATATTGTTCTGCAACTAGGTTTATCTTAGAAAAAACACATATGAGCACTACTTTGCGTCTAAAAAACTAGAGTAGCCTTGCTCAATAAACATCGTCCAGAAACAGTACAGTAGGGTAAAAAGGCTCGTTCAGTTGTATACTGTATTAAGGAATTTACCTCTCAACTAAATCCATATCATCCAAATTCTTGGATATATCCTTCATACTCTGGTCAAACTCTGCAGTCATGTGCTTTATTTCCTCGCGCTGTTTGGCCAGCGTTTTATCATCATCAGAATAAACCACTTGACCCCCCTATAAAAATTTGAAGGACATGTGTTACAAATGCTGGAAATTCATAAAGAAGTTGCAATACAGTGAATACATCACGGATGCCTCTCAAGGCGGATGAAAGATGCAATAAATTCACCATCCGAACATCTCACCATCCGAACATCCGCCAAATCTAAATAAGTGTAAACACTAGTGACTTAATAAAGGAACATCTCACCATCCGAACATCCACTaaaaagtagtactccctccgtcccaaaattcttgtcttagatttgtctaaatacggatgaatcaagtcatgttttagtattagatacatccgtatctagactaatctaagacaagaattttgggacggagggagtacaagggtGATTGATTTCTCTAAAAAGATGATACTAGAGGGGGGAAAGGCGCAAAACCGCACCAGCTGGGATCAGATCTAACTTGGGGTGACTGATTTCTCTAACAAGTTGTAAATTAGATGAAACTGGAGAAAAATTAGAGCAAAACCGCACCAGCGGGGATCGGATCTAACATGGATTGCGAGAAATCGAACAGAGCTACTTACCGTGCCACCGTGGGACATGAGGCGAGAACCCGCCGCCGGCGAGAGCGCGTGGACCGGCCCCATACGGGGGGCCACCGGCGGCGACCTGGCACCGAGGGCCGGCAACTTCCTGACGAGGGAGCGCAGCGCCATCAGgtctagcggcggcggcggcggcggcggcggcggattctAGGGCTGGCTG
This window harbors:
- the LOC119352803 gene encoding uncharacterized protein LOC119352803, with translation MALRSLVRKLPALGARSPPVAPRMGPVHALSPAAGSRLMSHGGTGGQVVYSDDDKTLAKQREEIKHMTAEFDQSMKDISKNLDDMDLVERRCKEDLANFHRRLHNMQKVVNVALIVLVPISVLKFLSL